A part of Aegilops tauschii subsp. strangulata cultivar AL8/78 chromosome 2, Aet v6.0, whole genome shotgun sequence genomic DNA contains:
- the LOC109784861 gene encoding uncharacterized protein codes for MPRKKIGPETVEEAVHQIIPYLEDMSSTAHKAIYYDGWRGLSASAVLRAIAQDPPPSLLKKFNKIVHVDCSRWKSRRALQRTIAQELKLPQRVMDIFDRQDEEDNFSGIDEGSRAEIVFIGKEIHQVLTSHKCLVIFHNGSNDMVNLNASGILQGDFFDTKVLWTFRGRFRLSPGISEKADDSHLFICSEDLGYKWNLLLKEEAREIDGYTDKLGETVEECCLYLLALNSQGGNIMDYNWATHASSYWVCDEIIQGGQGDESWEVAAALHKQINTEDYSSNTLPSFGHELKNPPKRWVLSKENSVVPPESTSFFLAAVASESDPPLRPLPNAMFHQSNKLRVLKLCRCTFNFSSPPFHCCHKLRFLGLDSCQDLQPEQDKKQDRQTMDFFKSLWVIDICNTDWDLPSSPEIIEKMAANIREVHIKKGRIWCHSFAWRQLHNLHKLRVIEPTSPWQTGEMDEFTDMVKLEFLDLAGDSTIQVLPSMSGATSLKILVLDGCVGLEHVGPEGLPPSLESFSLDARAREDHKKEAKITRISLAGCARLVNFRLCGSLPHLEDLDLSGTLVKTLDLKDQMVQARRLQKIILWGCMQLLSILSPENGMPKDTILRIDCSVCHVQAEFHQAYATIMDIRFLQTLVLESNVDFCWKSTRFHLKLCVPACSNKVEDQSNKKNTGIGSSAPQIMGPPRPKSLIPNAYITYMDVVADNITDDDGYNSASQFQPLGSHVEIGDGISFTRVVSTGAMKATIFVMNKAKSLHVHGNSSVSTVIPEHMMSIESNVLIWEHLESCHVVRCPKMHTVFNTIYQYIRFPNLVNFCAADLPTTHCIWSKERTLNAEDNLSFAKLQSIHLFSCPRLTFVLVMSVLYTLRSLETLHISFCGDLRKVFPVEPEILTRIATNHKGALEFPNLKRIYLHQLFKLQQICEAKMFAPKLETIRVRGCWRLRCLPVVGCDSRPVVDCEKDWWEKLEWDGLEAGHDPSLLEARHSAYYKKPLPRGSVLW; via the exons ATGCCTCGAAAG AAGATTGGTCCGGAGACCGTCGAAGAAGCGGTGCACCAGATAATCCCTTATCTAGAGGATATGAGCAGTACTGCACACAAGGCCATCTATTATGATGGATGGCGTGGGTTGTCTGCTTCGGCGGTGCTTAGAGCCATTGCTCAAGACCCTCCGCCATCTCTGTTGAAGAAATTCAACAAGATTGTCCACGTCGATTGCTCGAGGTGGAAAAGCCGAAGAGCACTCCAAAGGACAATCGCACAAGAACTGAAGCTTCCTCAGCGGGTAATGGATATTTTTGATAGGCAAGATGAAGAAGATAATTTCAGTGGGATAGATGAAGGCTCAAGAGCTGAAATAGTATTTATTGGGAAAGAGATCCATCAAGTCCTTACAAGTCACAAATGTTTAGTGATTTTTCATAATGGAAGCAATGATATGGTTAATTTAAATGCTTCTGGCATTCTTCAAGGAGATTTTTTTGATACTAAGGTATTGTGGACATTTCGAGGAAGGTTTCGGCTCAGCCCAGGAATTAGTGAGAAGGCGGATGATTCCCATCTTTTTATTTGTTCTGAGGATCTTGGTTACAAGTGGAATCTTTTGCTTAAAGAAGAGGCTAGAGAAATTGATGGGTACACAGATAAGCTTGGCGAAACAGTTGAGGAGTGTTGCTTGTATCTGCTGGCATTAAATTCTCAGGGAGGCAATATCATGGACTACAATTGGGCCACTCATGCTTCGAGCTATTGGGTTTGTGATGAGATTATACAGGGAGGTCAGGGTGATGAATCATGGGAGGTTGCAGCTGCTCTGCATAAACAGATAAATACAGAGGATTATTCATCCAATACACTGCCCTCTTTTGGTCATGAACTGAAGAATCCTCCAAAACGGTGGGTATTGTCCAAGGAAAACTCTGTTGTGCCTCCAGAGTCAACATCATTTTTCCTTGCCGCAGTTGCAAGCGAGTCGGATCCTCCATTAAGACCATTACCTAATGCCATGTTTCATCAATCCAATAAACTTCGTGTGCTCAAGTTATGCCGCTGCACCTTCAATTTTTCCTCTCCTCCTTTTCATTGTTGCCACAAGTTAAGATTCCTTGGATTAGATAGTTGCCAGGATCTACAACCAGAACAAGACAAGAAGCAAGATAGACAAACAATGGATTTTTTTAAGAGCCTATGGGTGATAGACATATGCAATACAGATTGGGATCTGCCTTCATCACCAGAGATAATAGAGAAGATGGCTGCAAACATTAGGGAGGTACATATAAAGAAAGGAAGGATTTGGTGCCACAGTTTTGCATGGCGACAATTGCATAACCTTCACAAGCTTCGAGTAATTGAGCCTACAAGCCCTTGGCAGACAGGCGAAATGGATGAATTCACAGACATGGTTAAGTTGGAGTTCCTTGACTTGGCTGGGGATAGTACAATTCAAGTTTTGCCAAGTATGTCAGGGGCAACTAGTCTCAAGATTTTGGTTCTTGATGGTTGTGTTGGATTGGAACATGTTGGCCCTGAAGGACTGCCACCCTCACTTGAATCCTTCAGCTTGGATGCACGTGCCAGAGAGGATCATAAAAAGGAGGCCAAAATCACTCGTATCTCTTTGGCTGGTTGTGCAAGATTGGTGAACTTCAGATTGTGTGGATCACTTCCACATCTTGAGGACCTAGATCTATCAGGCACATTGGTCAAAACACTAGACCTCAAAGATCAGATGGTGCAGGCTCGAAGACTCCAAAAAATTATTCTATGGGGATGTATGCAGCTCCTTTCCATTCTATCGCCAGAAAATGGTATGCCAAAAGATACAATTTTACGTATTGATTGCTCAGTCTGTCATGTTCAAGCAGAATTTCATCAAGCATATGCTACTATAATGGACATAAGGTTTCTTCAGACCTTGGTATTAGAGAGTAATGTTGACTTCTGTTGGAAGAGTACTAGGTTCCATTTGAAGCTATGTGTCCCAGCTTGTAGCAACAAAGTTGAGGATCAAAGCAATAAGAAGAACACTGGCATTGGTAGTAGCGCACCGCAGATAATGGGTCCTCCTCGACCAAAGTCATTAATACCCAATGCTTACATCACGTACATGGATGTCGTTGCTGACAACATTACTGATGATGATGGCTATAATAGTGCATCGCAGTTTCAGCCGCTGGGCTCCCATGTGGAGATTGGTGATGGAATTAGTTTCACTAGAGtggtgagcacaggagcaatgaAGGCTACCATCTTTGTGATGAACAAGGCCAAGTCGTTGCATGTGCACGGCAATTCTTCCGTCAGCACTGTCATCCCGGAACACATGATGTCCATAGAAAGTAATGTACTTATATGGGAACATCTGGAATCTTGTCATGTGGTGAGATGCCCCAAGATGCATACGGTCTTCAATACTATCTATCAATACATCAGATTTCCAAACCTAGTGAACTTTTGTGCGGCTGATCTCCCGACGACCCATTGCATTTGGAGCAAAGAGAGGACACTCAATGCTGAAGATAATCTCTCCTTTGCGAAACTGCAGAGCATACACCTGTTCTCCTGCCCGAGGCTCACATTTGTCCTCGTGATGTCGGTGCTATACACCTTGAGAAGCTTGGAGACACTTCACATTTCTTTTTGTGGTGATCTGAGGAAAGTGTTCCCCGTGGAGCCAGAGATTCTGACAAGAATAGCTACGAACCATAAAGGTGCATTGGAGTTCCCAAACCTGAAGCGTATCTACCTGCATCAACTCTTCAAGCTGCAACAGATATGCGAGGCCAAGATGTTTGCTCCCAAGCTTGAGACCATCAGGGTAAGGGGATGTTGGCGCCTTAGGTGCCTCCCGGTTGTCGGTTGCGACAGCCGTCCTGTTGTGGATTGTGAGAAGGACTGGTGGGAGAAGCTGGAGTGGGACGGGCTGGAGGCTGGCCATGACCCTTCCCTCTTGGAGGCACGCCACTCGGCGTACTACAAGAAGCCCCTGCCTAGAGGCTCAGTTCTCTGGTGA